A single genomic interval of Hafnia alvei harbors:
- the pcaF gene encoding 3-oxoadipyl-CoA thiolase, whose product MNHAFICDGVRTPIGRYAGALAGLRADDLAAIPLQALMARYPTLDWERVDDVILGCANQAGEDNRNVARMAALLAGLPSTVSGTTINRLCGSGLDALAFAARSIKAGDAQLMLAGGAESMTRAPLVMGKADSAFSRQAQIFDTTIGWRFVNPLMQGSFGTDSMPETAENVAAQFNISRADQDAFALRSQQRTAKAQASGVLGQEIVPVVLKGKKGAEIRVTQDEHPRPETTLEQLQSLKTPFRMPGSVTAGNASGVNDGAAALIVASEALAIAQGLTPRARIVATATCGVEPRIMGIGPLPATRKVLELAGLSLNQMDVIELNEAFAAQSLAVMRQLGLPDDAEHVNPNGGAIALGHPLGMSGARLALAATFELERRGGRYALCTMCIGVGQGIAMIIERV is encoded by the coding sequence TTTGGCCGCGATTCCATTGCAAGCCTTGATGGCCCGTTATCCCACGTTGGACTGGGAGCGCGTTGACGACGTGATCCTCGGCTGCGCCAATCAGGCCGGAGAAGACAACCGTAACGTAGCCCGTATGGCCGCGTTATTGGCTGGATTACCATCAACCGTTTCAGGCACCACCATCAATCGCCTGTGCGGCTCCGGCCTTGATGCACTGGCCTTTGCTGCCCGCAGCATTAAAGCCGGTGACGCTCAGCTGATGTTGGCCGGAGGCGCGGAATCCATGACGCGTGCTCCGCTGGTGATGGGCAAAGCCGACAGCGCCTTCAGCCGTCAGGCACAAATATTCGATACCACTATCGGCTGGCGCTTTGTGAATCCGCTCATGCAGGGATCTTTTGGCACCGACTCCATGCCTGAAACCGCCGAAAACGTAGCCGCTCAGTTCAATATCAGCCGCGCCGATCAAGATGCCTTTGCGCTGCGCAGTCAACAGCGTACCGCTAAGGCGCAGGCTTCAGGCGTGTTAGGGCAAGAAATTGTTCCGGTGGTTTTGAAAGGTAAAAAGGGGGCGGAGATCCGCGTGACACAGGATGAGCATCCTCGTCCAGAAACCACGCTGGAGCAATTGCAAAGCCTGAAAACGCCTTTCCGTATGCCGGGCAGCGTGACGGCCGGGAATGCCTCAGGGGTTAACGACGGTGCTGCCGCGCTGATCGTGGCATCTGAAGCGCTGGCTATCGCGCAGGGACTGACACCCAGAGCGCGCATTGTCGCCACCGCAACCTGTGGCGTTGAACCACGCATTATGGGGATCGGCCCGCTGCCAGCCACACGCAAAGTGTTGGAACTGGCCGGCTTAAGCCTGAACCAAATGGACGTCATTGAACTCAATGAAGCCTTTGCGGCGCAGTCTCTGGCCGTGATGCGTCAGCTTGGCCTTCCTGACGATGCCGAACACGTGAACCCGAACGGCGGTGCCATTGCGCTCGGTCATCCTCTTGGCATGAGCGGAGCACGTTTGGCATTGGCAGCCACTTTTGAACTGGAACGGCGCGGCGGGCGCTACGCACTTTGCACCATGTGCATCGGTGTAGGGCAAGGCATCGCCATGATTATCGAGCGTGTCTGA